Below is a genomic region from Echinicola rosea.
CAGGGCCAATGGACCAGTTTGGCAATTATACGCTGTTTGGTTAACCGGCCAAATCATTTGGATCCGGTTAGCTTTTCCTTGTGTTTGTTTCTATCCTGCTTAGGTGCTCTCCCTAAACCTGGCGGCACCCGATAATTTAAATTCTTCATGAAATTTTGCTAAAGATGGTGCATATTTGTACTCACTGCTGCGATAAAAGATGGTATATAAAAAAGACTTATGGTAGCTATTAACCAGAATTGATCATGAAAAAATCCAAAATAATCGGTGTAGGTCATTATGTTCCCGAAAATATCGTCACCAATGACGATCTCACCAAGATGATGGACACCAACGACCAATGGATCACCGAAAGGACAGGAATCAAGGAAAGGCGATGGTTTACACCTGGGGTGGACACAGTGGCCAACATGTCCACCAAAGCCACCATAATGGCTGCCAAACGTGCAGGCATCGACCTTAAAGACATTGACTTCATCATTTTTGCGACCAGCACACCCGATTATTTTGCTCCCGGCAATGGTGTATTGCTGCAGCGGGAACTGGGCCTTCAGGGCATCGGTGCCTTGGATATCAGAAATGCTTGTTCTGGCTTTATATACGGGCTTTCGGTCGCGGATCAGTTTATCAAAACGGGCATGTACAAGACCATCTTACTGGTCGGTGCCGAAATCCAATCCTCCGCACTGGACAAAAGTACCGCTGGAAGATCCAATGCAGTCATCTTTGCCGATGGTGCTGGCGCGGCGATCATACAAGCCGCCGAGGGCGATCATCAAGGAATCCTCTCCAGCCACCTGCATGCCGACGGTGACTATGCAGAGGAACTGTACCTAAAAGATCCCGGCAGTAGCCGTGAGGTGAGACTTTCACCAGAAATGGTAGATCATGACAGTTTTAGAATGCAGATGAATGGCAATGTGGTCTTCAAACATGCCGTGGTACGCTTTCATGAAGTCATTCAGGAAGCCCTTGCCGCCAATCATAAAACGGTCGATGAGCTGGATCTCCTCATCCCTCATCAGGCAAACTTGAGAATTAGCCAATTTATACAACAAAAATTTGGCTTGCCGGACGAAAAAGTATTCAATAACATCCAACATTATGGCAATACAACTGCCGCCACCATTCCACTTGCCATGAGCGATGCTTGGGAGCAAGGTAAGATCAAAGAAGGTGATCTATTATGTCTGGCGGCATTTGGAAGTGGTTTTGCCTGGGGATCGGTATTGCTCTACTGGTAAACGAACGATCATGGAAGAGAAAGCGATCAACACTAATATACTTCAAGACGAAAAACTGTTTTTTGCCATCCACCGGCTCAAAGCGCAATTCGTCTCGCTGTTTTCTGCAATTGCCAACTACATCCCCGACCAAGAACTGGCGATCTTCCATCCCCACCCCAAAGGCAAAAAAATCACCAAAGGCAACGAATTGCAACATTGTCCTTACCAAGTGCTGGACCTGGTGAGGAATTTTGACAAAAAAGAAGGGCTTAACATACGCTTTCTCAACTGGTGGGGACATGGACTCTTTATCCTGGTGTTCTTTGGTAGCGACCAGCTGCCAAAATCACATGTTTTTAAAAACTATACCGACCATGGATTTGAGGCCTGCCTTACGGGTTCTCCCTGGGATTATACCGGTATCGTGAAGCATCACCGACACACCTCGTCCCTCCTTTACGACGATCTTCCCCATCATGTCAAACGATTCCGCCACCTGCAATTGGTAAAGCATATCCCTTTTCATACCGACATCGAAAAGCTTCATGAACACATTATCGCTGAATGGCATGCCATGAAGAAGTTTCACCATGTCTAATCGTTATTTTTGAAGAATTAATTCTAATTTAGAAACAAGAAAAGAACAGAAAACGTAAACCCCTCATACAAAAACCGATCAGAAACGCCTTATAACGCTAATGAAATATCTTTTTATAATATGTTGTCTTTTGGCGAGTACCACCCTGACCTATTCGCAAAAAAAAGCTGTACAAATATACAATGCCGACTCATCAGTGGTAGCATCTGGTGTAGTCGTGGATGGCAAGATGGAAGGGTTATGGCAACTAAGCTCTCCCAAAACGGATAAACTGCTGGAGGAAGGCTATCTAAAAGCAGGAAAAAAAGATGGCACTTGGACCACTTACCATCCCAACGGCACCAAGCATATCGTGGCGGAGTACCGCAGCGGAAAACTCACAGGTCCCTTCAAGGAATTTGATAAAGAAGGCTACCTACTGGTAGATGCCACCTATAAGGACAGTGTATCTGTAGGAGAGTATAAGGAATATTATGGTGCAAGTGTAGCCCTTTATGGTTTTAACCCCTCCAAAAGGAGAAAACGAGAAGGCCAGTTCAAAAACGGAATGATCGATGGTGAATGGCTTTCTTATTACGAAAGTGGTCAGCTGGCCATTAAAAGCACCTACAAAGAAGGAGATCTCCACGGCCCTTACCTTGAGTATAGCCGTGAAGGCCAACTCGTCATTGAGGTCAATTATGTGGAAGGAGAACCCGACGGGACATTTACCCGCTACTCGATCGACAATGTGGTGGAGCAAACCGGTGAGTACAAAAACGGGAAGAAGACAGGCCGGTGGACGACCTATTTTCCCGGAACCAAAACAGTCTCTTCGGAGGAAGAATACGATAAAAACGGCCATAAAACTGGCACCTGGAAATATTATTATGAAAACCGAAGGCTAGCCAGGGTGGAACGCTACGAAAATGATATTCCAGTAGGCACTTGGGAAGAGTATTTCCCCAATAAAAACCTCGCCAAACGCAAAACCTATGAACTTGGAATGCCTGTTGGGGAATACCAAGAGAATCATGAAGATGGTGAAGCTTCCGTACGGGGGCAGTATTCCGGAGGAGTAAAAACAGGACTTTGGAAAAGCTATTACACCGACGGACAGCTTTATTCTATTGGTGAATACAAAAATGGAGTAAAAACAGGGCTTTGGAAATATTTCAATAAAATAGGCATCCTTATCGCAGAAGGTGAATATGAACTGGGCTCCGAACATGGCCAATGGTTCTATTAT
It encodes:
- a CDS encoding toxin-antitoxin system YwqK family antitoxin, whose protein sequence is MKYLFIICCLLASTTLTYSQKKAVQIYNADSSVVASGVVVDGKMEGLWQLSSPKTDKLLEEGYLKAGKKDGTWTTYHPNGTKHIVAEYRSGKLTGPFKEFDKEGYLLVDATYKDSVSVGEYKEYYGASVALYGFNPSKRRKREGQFKNGMIDGEWLSYYESGQLAIKSTYKEGDLHGPYLEYSREGQLVIEVNYVEGEPDGTFTRYSIDNVVEQTGEYKNGKKTGRWTTYFPGTKTVSSEEEYDKNGHKTGTWKYYYENRRLARVERYENDIPVGTWEEYFPNKNLAKRKTYELGMPVGEYQENHEDGEASVRGQYSGGVKTGLWKSYYTDGQLYSIGEYKNGVKTGLWKYFNKIGILIAEGEYELGSEHGQWFYYYDGGQLKSVGSYFYGFEEGTWGLFYDNKKLTQEEYWSNGRLMNVSEYHSYDGKNTLDKGTLKDGEGTRYTYYVNGTKESEGTYAFGKQTGKWTYYHDNGKIASSGSMEDGNKEGRWNYYTRSGKLAEIITYKDDEIVPDKLPDPDLPFQNFE
- a CDS encoding 3-oxoacyl-ACP synthase III family protein, producing the protein MKKSKIIGVGHYVPENIVTNDDLTKMMDTNDQWITERTGIKERRWFTPGVDTVANMSTKATIMAAKRAGIDLKDIDFIIFATSTPDYFAPGNGVLLQRELGLQGIGALDIRNACSGFIYGLSVADQFIKTGMYKTILLVGAEIQSSALDKSTAGRSNAVIFADGAGAAIIQAAEGDHQGILSSHLHADGDYAEELYLKDPGSSREVRLSPEMVDHDSFRMQMNGNVVFKHAVVRFHEVIQEALAANHKTVDELDLLIPHQANLRISQFIQQKFGLPDEKVFNNIQHYGNTTAATIPLAMSDAWEQGKIKEGDLLCLAAFGSGFAWGSVLLYW